The Ruminococcus bovis genome includes a region encoding these proteins:
- the nrdR gene encoding transcriptional regulator NrdR, producing MKCPYCGYEESKVIDSRPADDGERIRRRRECLNCKKRFTTHEVIESVPIIVVKRDKSREVFDRNKLTAGILRACEKRPVSLEQVDQIVDSIESTLQSSLDREVTSQSIGELTMEKLKSVDEVAYVRFASVYRSFKDINTFMEELTKLLKEK from the coding sequence ATGAAGTGTCCTTACTGTGGTTACGAAGAAAGTAAAGTTATTGATTCTCGACCTGCTGATGATGGTGAGAGAATTCGTCGTCGTAGAGAATGTTTAAATTGTAAAAAGAGATTTACAACTCATGAAGTAATCGAAAGTGTACCGATTATTGTTGTAAAGCGTGATAAGTCAAGAGAAGTTTTTGACAGAAATAAGCTAACTGCCGGTATTCTTAGAGCTTGTGAAAAGCGACCTGTTTCTCTTGAACAAGTTGACCAAATTGTTGACTCTATCGAAAGCACACTTCAAAGTTCACTTGATAGGGAAGTAACTTCTCAGTCTATCGGTGAGTTAACAATGGAAAAACTAAAATCTGTTGATGAAGTTGCTTATGTTCGTTTTGCTTCGGTTTATCGTTCATTTAAGGATATAAACACATTTATGGAAGAACTTACTAAGCTACTAAAAGAAAAATAA
- the rnhA gene encoding ribonuclease HI, whose amino-acid sequence MKKVEIFTDGACSGNPGPGGYGAILRYNGHEKEISGGEKETTNNRMELLAVIESLKLLKEPCEVMLYSDSQYVCNAFNLGWIKKWHANNWMRNKKESVKNPDLWKELYALCEKHKVTYNWVKGHAGHPENERCDTLAVNFYQQYL is encoded by the coding sequence ATGAAGAAAGTAGAAATTTTTACAGACGGTGCTTGTTCCGGTAATCCCGGTCCCGGTGGATATGGAGCAATACTAAGGTACAACGGTCACGAAAAAGAAATAAGTGGTGGTGAAAAAGAAACCACTAACAACAGAATGGAACTACTTGCAGTTATTGAGTCACTAAAGCTACTAAAAGAACCTTGTGAGGTTATGCTTTATTCCGACTCACAATATGTTTGCAATGCGTTTAACCTTGGTTGGATAAAAAAGTGGCATGCAAATAACTGGATGAGAAACAAGAAAGAATCAGTTAAAAACCCTGACCTATGGAAAGAACTATATGCACTTTGTGAAAAGCACAAGGTAACATACAATTGGGTTAAAGGTCATGCAGGTCATCCTGAAAATGAAAGATGTGACACTTTAGCAGTTAATTTTTATCAGCAATACTTATAA
- a CDS encoding ribonuclease J, which produces MNSENNAKRNNGNNRRNNYQNRSQYKNRNNNGKNSNRNNRGNGKKYFNSNSKRNSNRINVNGKKYNKPIQKPKPSIKISFLGGLNEIGKNITLFECEDEIIVLDCGMAFPDGEMLGVDLVIPDFTYLIQNKDRVKAILLTHGHEDHIGGLPYLLTEMSAPIYGTPLTLGLVENKLKEHSLLQSTELITVQAGDKVKLGKMTAEFIHVNHSIPDAVAIALHTPAGTIVHTGDFKIDCTPISGGMIDLNRFARLGDEGVLALMSDSTNASREGYTPTEHTVYDSFKNLFQKAEKERIIIATFASNVNRVQQIINCAKKFGRKVAFSGRSMINYMKVANELGYIDIPENIIIDIDQIPQYTPQEIVLVTTGSQGEPMSALTRMAFSDHRKITVGTGDFIIISANPIPGNEKSVGNVVDELLKKGCRVVYESMYEVHVSGHACAEEHKIITSLVKPKYYIPVHGEQKHLRKSQDIAVSLGIDKKNTFIADIGTQLELNENFMKELPKVPAGKVFVDGFGVGDVGSIVLRDRKHLAQDGLIIIVASLDVYDGHVISGPDIVSRGFVYVRESEDLMKDIKSTALYVLDDCCDNNIHEWGVIKNRIKDDVSKVIFNKTGRSPMILPILMEV; this is translated from the coding sequence GTGAATTCAGAAAATAATGCCAAAAGAAATAACGGTAATAACAGAAGAAACAATTACCAGAACAGAAGTCAGTATAAGAATCGTAACAACAATGGCAAGAACAGTAACAGGAACAATAGAGGTAACGGTAAAAAGTATTTTAACAGTAATAGTAAAAGAAACAGTAACCGAATTAATGTTAATGGCAAAAAGTATAACAAGCCTATTCAAAAGCCAAAACCATCAATTAAGATTTCATTCTTAGGTGGTCTTAATGAAATCGGTAAGAATATTACACTATTTGAATGTGAAGATGAAATCATTGTACTGGATTGTGGTATGGCTTTCCCTGATGGTGAAATGTTAGGTGTTGACCTTGTAATACCTGACTTTACTTATCTAATTCAGAACAAAGATAGGGTAAAGGCTATTTTGCTAACTCATGGTCATGAGGACCATATTGGTGGTTTGCCATATTTACTGACAGAAATGTCAGCACCAATCTATGGTACACCTTTAACTTTAGGTCTTGTAGAGAATAAGCTAAAGGAACATTCTCTACTACAAAGCACAGAACTTATTACAGTTCAAGCCGGTGATAAGGTTAAACTGGGCAAGATGACTGCTGAGTTTATCCATGTTAACCACTCAATTCCTGATGCAGTAGCAATTGCTCTTCATACACCTGCAGGTACTATTGTTCATACAGGTGACTTTAAGATTGACTGTACACCAATTTCAGGTGGTATGATTGACCTTAACAGATTTGCAAGACTTGGTGATGAGGGTGTCTTGGCTTTAATGTCAGACTCAACAAATGCATCAAGAGAGGGCTATACACCAACAGAACATACTGTTTATGATAGCTTTAAAAACCTTTTCCAAAAGGCAGAAAAAGAAAGAATTATTATTGCGACATTTGCAAGTAATGTTAACAGAGTACAGCAGATTATTAATTGTGCTAAGAAATTTGGCAGAAAAGTTGCCTTTTCCGGTAGGTCAATGATTAACTATATGAAAGTAGCTAATGAACTTGGCTATATTGATATTCCGGAAAATATTATTATAGATATTGACCAAATTCCACAATATACACCACAAGAGATTGTTCTTGTAACAACAGGTTCACAGGGTGAACCAATGTCAGCTCTAACAAGAATGGCATTCTCCGACCACAGAAAGATTACTGTCGGTACAGGTGACTTTATTATTATTTCAGCTAACCCAATTCCGGGTAATGAAAAGTCAGTTGGTAATGTTGTTGATGAACTTCTCAAAAAAGGCTGTAGAGTTGTTTATGAGTCAATGTATGAAGTTCATGTTTCAGGCCATGCTTGTGCTGAAGAACATAAGATTATTACAAGTCTTGTAAAGCCAAAGTACTACATTCCTGTACATGGTGAACAAAAGCATTTAAGAAAAAGTCAGGATATTGCAGTTTCTCTTGGTATTGACAAGAAGAATACCTTTATAGCTGACATTGGTACTCAGCTTGAACTTAACGAAAACTTTATGAAAGAACTACCAAAAGTACCGGCAGGTAAGGTATTTGTTGATGGCTTTGGTGTTGGTGATGTTGGTAGTATCGTATTAAGAGACAGAAAGCACCTTGCTCAGGATGGTTTGATTATTATTGTTGCATCACTTGATGTATATGACGGTCATGTTATTTCAGGTCCTGATATTGTTTCAAGAGGTTTTGTATATGTAAGAGAAAGTGAGGACTTAATGAAGGATATTAAGTCAACTGCTTTATATGTACTTGATGATTGTTGTGACAATAACATTCACGAATGGGGTGTTATTAAGAACAGAATTAAAGATGATGTTTCAAAGGTTATCTTTAATAAAACAGGTAGAAGCCCTATGATTTTACCAATCTTAATGGAAGTATAA
- a CDS encoding DHH family phosphoesterase: MNRKKWSLTPMFLIFAVLMCLMSFISIRYNVYLFIVEFVVSLASLAFVLIMNLKFRKYVRGLIKGAVERTADVDKIYLENFDFPIVIVGPHNDIIWTNSSFTNVLSKGKDPIGYKIDTYIGTRRLRDFISKKPIKLKLNDKYFRVFGNLSKETTVLYYIDDTYYRNIENDFYNKKASVAFVLFDNADDFDTDSDGETEGEILLAVERTVQKWASENNAMYTKISPTRYMLIFEESAIKEITEGKFKILDTIRDIKLEGKSATVSIGIGRGKDSIRESDMAAKKALEMALGRGGDQVAVSINDEYEFYGGVSAGVEKRSKVRTRTFAGNIKNTILKADNVILMGHNYSDLDCVGASIGMYSTITKSLNKNAYIVCNEKTSNARQLIDSAKENGLENAFITPAEGLKKINNGTLLIILDTHISTFIESKEIYEKCKKVIVIDHHRKMVNFINNALIFFHEPLASSACEMVSEIISYIGDDYLSGFEAGALLAGIMLDTKNFVIKTGVRTFEAAAYLKQKGANTINVKRLFSGDIEAYRTKSEIVCNAKVMDTIAISHANDGVQNVRVVAAQAADELLSFEGVNSSFVIFRIDNKTIGISARSYGKLNVQVVMEALGGGGHLTMAACQLEVENQEIAENMLIAKIKELRKKGILK, from the coding sequence TTGAACAGAAAGAAATGGTCACTAACACCTATGTTTTTGATTTTTGCAGTGTTAATGTGCTTAATGTCTTTTATCTCAATTAGATATAATGTTTATCTATTTATAGTTGAATTTGTTGTTTCCTTGGCTAGTTTAGCCTTTGTCCTCATTATGAATTTGAAATTCAGGAAATATGTTAGAGGACTGATAAAGGGTGCAGTTGAAAGAACTGCTGATGTAGATAAAATATATTTGGAAAATTTTGATTTTCCTATAGTGATTGTTGGTCCTCATAATGATATTATCTGGACTAACAGTAGCTTTACAAATGTACTGTCAAAGGGTAAAGACCCAATAGGTTATAAGATAGATACATATATCGGTACAAGAAGATTAAGGGACTTTATTTCTAAAAAGCCAATTAAACTCAAATTAAATGATAAGTACTTTAGAGTGTTTGGTAATCTATCAAAGGAAACTACTGTACTTTACTATATTGACGATACATATTATAGAAATATTGAAAATGATTTTTACAACAAAAAAGCCTCAGTAGCATTTGTATTATTTGATAATGCAGATGACTTTGATACTGACTCAGATGGTGAAACTGAGGGTGAAATTCTTTTAGCAGTTGAACGAACTGTTCAGAAGTGGGCAAGTGAAAACAATGCTATGTACACCAAAATTTCACCAACAAGATATATGCTAATCTTTGAAGAGTCAGCTATTAAAGAAATTACTGAGGGTAAGTTTAAAATCCTAGATACAATCAGAGATATTAAACTTGAAGGCAAAAGTGCTACAGTTTCTATCGGTATAGGTAGAGGTAAGGACAGTATTAGAGAAAGTGATATGGCTGCTAAGAAAGCTCTTGAAATGGCACTTGGCAGAGGTGGTGACCAGGTAGCAGTTTCTATTAATGATGAATATGAGTTTTATGGTGGTGTTTCTGCCGGTGTTGAAAAGCGTAGTAAAGTTCGTACAAGAACATTTGCAGGTAATATTAAGAACACTATCCTAAAGGCTGACAATGTAATCTTAATGGGACATAACTACAGTGACCTTGACTGTGTCGGTGCATCAATCGGTATGTATAGCACAATTACAAAGTCACTTAACAAAAATGCCTATATAGTTTGTAACGAAAAAACAAGTAACGCAAGGCAACTTATTGACTCAGCAAAAGAAAATGGACTTGAAAATGCTTTCATTACACCTGCTGAGGGACTTAAGAAAATTAATAACGGTACTTTGCTTATTATCTTAGATACTCACATCAGTACATTTATTGAAAGTAAAGAAATTTATGAAAAGTGCAAAAAGGTTATTGTAATTGACCACCACAGAAAAATGGTTAACTTTATCAATAACGCACTAATCTTTTTCCACGAACCACTTGCATCTTCTGCTTGTGAAATGGTTTCTGAAATTATTTCATATATTGGGGATGATTATTTAAGTGGTTTTGAGGCAGGAGCATTACTTGCCGGTATTATGCTTGATACAAAGAACTTTGTTATCAAAACAGGTGTAAGAACCTTTGAGGCAGCAGCTTATCTAAAGCAGAAAGGTGCTAATACTATTAATGTTAAGCGACTTTTCTCAGGTGATATTGAGGCCTACAGAACAAAGTCTGAAATTGTTTGTAATGCAAAAGTTATGGATACTATTGCAATTTCTCACGCAAATGATGGTGTACAAAATGTCAGAGTAGTTGCTGCTCAAGCAGCAGATGAACTACTTAGCTTTGAAGGTGTAAATTCATCATTTGTAATATTTAGAATAGATAATAAAACCATAGGTATCTCTGCACGAAGTTATGGTAAACTGAATGTACAGGTAGTTATGGAGGCTCTGGGTGGTGGTGGCCATTTAACAATGGCAGCTTGTCAGCTAGAGGTTGAAAATCAAGAAATAGCAGAAAATATGCTAATTGCAAAAATTAAAGAACTTAGGAAGAAAGGAATTTTAAAATGA
- the rplI gene encoding 50S ribosomal protein L9 — translation MKVVLKQDVRNLGKKGELVETSDGYARNFLFPRNLAAEADNKAMNELKNAESSKQFKIDTQIKQATASKNKLEGQVFKMTAKAGSNGRLFGSVTSKEIAQEIKKQYAISVDKRKVTLDTDIKAFGTYNATVKLYNGIVANIKVQVTEA, via the coding sequence ATGAAAGTAGTTTTAAAACAAGATGTTAGAAATTTAGGTAAAAAAGGTGAGCTAGTAGAAACATCTGACGGTTATGCTCGTAATTTTCTTTTCCCAAGAAATCTAGCTGCCGAAGCTGATAACAAGGCTATGAATGAACTAAAGAATGCTGAAAGCAGTAAGCAGTTTAAGATTGATACTCAGATTAAACAGGCAACTGCAAGTAAGAACAAGCTGGAGGGTCAAGTTTTCAAAATGACTGCAAAAGCAGGTTCTAACGGCAGACTATTCGGTTCTGTTACATCAAAGGAAATTGCTCAAGAAATTAAGAAACAGTATGCAATTTCTGTAGATAAGAGAAAGGTTACTCTTGATACAGATATTAAGGCTTTTGGTACATACAATGCTACAGTAAAGCTATATAACGGTATTGTTGCAAATATTAAAGTACAGGTAACAGAAGCTTAA
- the dnaB gene encoding replicative DNA helicase codes for MAEIGTYDSMNLPYSPEAEQAVLGALVMEPSCLDSIIEIIPNPDYFYIQTHKVIYGKMTEMFAESRPLDSVTLLEALKSEKDFDEATGKTYLFDLANSCPSITNAVEYAKLVRDKFNLRQLIEASRDIIETASSGTVEPDKLIDAAEQKIFDIRQGKTVDGLERIDRVIYQTFDRLEKLSKEDENFKAISTGISDLDRVITGLNRSDLILLAARPGMGKTSFALNIARSVAVQSKKKVAFFSLEMTKEQLASRLLSVEALVGGVKLRTGKLNDEEWQRIISASDVLGKTEIYLDETSGITVPEMKAKLRRLRGVDLVIIDYLQLMSSAKATNNRVQEISEITRNLKIMAKDINVPVICLSQLSRASEQRPDHKPMLSDLRDSGSIEQDADIVLFLYREGYYADKGEDAANAQVDLNSAECLVAKNRHGETSAVKLHWQGEFMRFSSLEHNYE; via the coding sequence ATGGCTGAAATAGGTACTTATGATAGTATGAATTTGCCATATTCACCTGAGGCTGAACAAGCAGTCCTGGGTGCACTTGTAATGGAACCAAGTTGCCTTGATAGTATAATTGAGATTATTCCTAATCCTGATTATTTCTATATTCAAACCCATAAGGTTATATACGGTAAGATGACCGAAATGTTTGCAGAGTCCAGACCACTTGACTCTGTTACACTTTTGGAGGCTTTAAAGTCTGAGAAAGATTTTGATGAGGCTACCGGCAAAACCTATTTGTTTGATTTGGCAAACAGTTGTCCGTCAATTACAAATGCAGTTGAATATGCAAAACTGGTAAGAGATAAATTTAATTTAAGACAGCTAATTGAAGCGTCAAGAGATATTATAGAAACAGCAAGTTCCGGTACTGTTGAACCGGATAAACTGATTGATGCTGCCGAACAGAAGATTTTTGATATTCGTCAAGGTAAAACTGTTGATGGTCTTGAAAGAATTGATAGAGTTATCTACCAAACATTTGACAGACTTGAAAAGCTAAGTAAAGAGGATGAAAACTTCAAGGCTATTTCTACAGGTATTTCTGACCTAGACAGAGTTATCACAGGTCTTAACCGTTCCGACTTGATTCTTCTTGCTGCCAGACCCGGTATGGGTAAAACTTCTTTTGCTCTAAATATTGCAAGAAGTGTTGCAGTTCAAAGTAAGAAGAAAGTTGCTTTCTTCTCTCTGGAAATGACAAAGGAACAGCTTGCATCCCGTTTACTTTCTGTTGAGGCACTTGTTGGTGGCGTTAAACTTAGAACAGGTAAACTGAATGATGAAGAATGGCAGAGAATTATTTCTGCCAGTGATGTTCTTGGTAAAACAGAGATTTATCTTGATGAAACTTCCGGTATTACTGTTCCGGAAATGAAAGCTAAGTTAAGAAGACTTAGAGGTGTTGACCTTGTAATTATCGACTACTTGCAACTTATGAGTTCAGCAAAAGCTACCAACAACAGAGTTCAAGAAATTTCAGAAATTACAAGAAATCTAAAGATTATGGCAAAGGACATTAATGTTCCGGTAATTTGTCTTTCTCAGCTATCTCGTGCCAGTGAACAAAGACCTGACCATAAGCCTATGCTTTCTGACCTTAGAGATTCCGGTTCTATCGAACAGGATGCCGATATTGTTCTTTTCCTATACAGAGAAGGTTACTATGCAGATAAGGGAGAAGATGCTGCAAACGCTCAAGTTGACCTTAATTCAGCAGAATGTTTAGTTGCCAAGAACCGTCATGGTGAAACAAGTGCAGTTAAACTTCATTGGCAAGGTGAGTTTATGCGTTTCTCTTCATTAGAACATAACTATGAATAA
- the tilS gene encoding tRNA lysidine(34) synthetase TilS produces the protein MNNLIELAINQYNMVDYGDTVIVALSGGADSVCLLHNLVLLKDKYNLKVMACHLNHHLRGEESNSDMEFCKELCRQNNIELFVKEVDIDKLSNELKISHEECGRNCRYEFFNSLAEKYNAKIATAHNSDDNLETTIYNMTRGALLKGLSGIPKVRDYIIRPLINTSREKIEEYCKGYGLKYVTDSTNLTDEYTRNKIRHNVIPVLKEINPSVENTVLQMNSTLSEIAEYIEKSGQLLLKIAQSGEGYLTNKLRDANIVVLKEAIAILFRQNNFSYSRKHIEETLTIIENGGKINLKKNLSAINKQGLFRIAKTNDTEFYSAKINIEKPIVYNDKVISFENVKINGKFDKFASKNYISSDIITPSLRLRNRLAGDTIYLAKRKVTKSLKKLMNELKIPEEKRDNLLVLADGNQVHWIEGIAVSEKAVVKNNMKECVKIIITQN, from the coding sequence ATGAATAATTTAATTGAATTAGCAATAAATCAATATAATATGGTTGATTATGGAGATACTGTAATTGTTGCACTTTCAGGTGGAGCAGATTCAGTTTGTTTACTCCATAATCTTGTTTTGTTAAAGGACAAGTATAACCTTAAGGTTATGGCTTGTCACCTTAACCACCATTTGCGTGGTGAAGAGTCAAATAGCGATATGGAGTTTTGCAAAGAACTTTGTAGGCAAAACAACATTGAACTTTTTGTAAAAGAAGTTGATATTGATAAATTATCAAATGAACTAAAGATTAGTCATGAAGAATGTGGCAGAAATTGCAGATATGAATTTTTTAATTCTTTAGCAGAAAAATATAATGCTAAAATTGCAACTGCCCACAATTCAGATGATAATTTAGAAACAACAATTTATAATATGACCAGAGGTGCTTTATTAAAAGGACTTTCCGGTATTCCAAAAGTTAGGGATTATATTATCAGACCACTTATCAATACTTCAAGGGAGAAAATTGAAGAATATTGTAAGGGTTATGGTTTAAAGTATGTGACAGACAGTACAAACCTTACTGATGAATATACAAGGAATAAAATTCGTCACAATGTTATCCCTGTGCTAAAAGAAATTAATCCATCTGTTGAAAATACTGTTCTGCAAATGAATAGTACATTAAGTGAAATTGCAGAATATATTGAGAAAAGTGGTCAGCTACTTTTAAAGATTGCTCAAAGTGGGGAAGGCTACTTAACCAATAAACTGAGAGATGCCAACATTGTTGTATTGAAAGAGGCAATTGCAATTTTATTTAGACAGAATAATTTTTCATATTCTAGGAAACATATAGAAGAAACTTTGACTATTATCGAAAATGGGGGTAAAATAAATTTAAAGAAAAATTTATCTGCCATTAACAAACAAGGACTTTTTAGAATAGCAAAGACAAATGATACTGAATTTTATTCAGCTAAAATAAACATAGAAAAGCCTATTGTTTATAATGACAAAGTTATTTCCTTTGAGAATGTGAAAATTAACGGAAAATTTGACAAATTCGCTAGTAAGAATTATATTAGTAGTGATATAATTACTCCAAGTCTAAGACTTCGTAACCGACTTGCAGGTGACACAATTTATCTTGCAAAAAGAAAGGTTACAAAAAGTTTGAAGAAACTGATGAACGAACTGAAAATTCCTGAGGAAAAGCGAGATAATCTTCTTGTTTTGGCTGATGGAAACCAAGTTCATTGGATAGAGGGCATAGCAGTTTCTGAAAAAGCTGTTGTGAAAAATAATATGAAAGAATGTGTAAAGATAATAATTACACAAAATTGA
- the hpt gene encoding hypoxanthine phosphoribosyltransferase, with the protein MENDIKEVLLTPEQITAIAKDIGTQISKDYKGKNLVLLCLLKGSICFMAELMKYVTIPCVIDFMAVSSYGSGTESSGRVNIVKDMSTPAENMDILIVEDIIDSGNTLSFMLQYFKAKNCASVEIATLLNKPSRRKKEVPVKYSGQEIDDLFVVGFGLDYAEYYRNLPYIGVLKESVYSDTEE; encoded by the coding sequence ATGGAAAATGATATTAAGGAAGTTTTATTAACTCCGGAACAAATTACTGCTATTGCCAAGGATATTGGTACTCAAATCAGCAAAGACTATAAGGGCAAGAACCTGGTTTTGCTTTGCCTACTAAAAGGTAGTATCTGCTTTATGGCTGAACTTATGAAGTATGTTACTATTCCTTGTGTAATTGACTTTATGGCTGTGTCATCATACGGCTCAGGTACAGAAAGCAGTGGTAGAGTAAATATCGTAAAGGATATGTCCACACCTGCTGAAAATATGGATATCCTAATTGTTGAAGATATTATTGACAGTGGCAACACATTGTCATTTATGTTACAGTATTTTAAGGCTAAGAACTGTGCATCTGTTGAGATTGCTACACTTCTAAACAAGCCTAGTCGCAGAAAAAAGGAAGTACCGGTTAAATATTCCGGTCAAGAAATTGATGACCTTTTTGTTGTTGGCTTTGGTCTTGACTATGCCGAATATTACAGAAACCTTCCATACATAGGTGTTCTTAAGGAATCTGTATATTCAGATACTGAGGAATAA
- the ftsH gene encoding ATP-dependent zinc metalloprotease FtsH codes for MKKDNLKKLIYIAIPVLVLLVMFFMFSNRSTSNCTYSDVVYQFQKQNVESFTVNDGTGEIEMKLIDKVDNKSTMTYKLASTQLFIDKVDQYITDYNNNHKDKPMEYDIQRAADNSLLYNILPTVIIMVILIFVWVLVFRKMGGMGGKEMQFGKAKFKNENDEKRKTTFDDVAGADEEKEELEEVVEFLKNPAKFQALGARIPKGVLLVGPPGTGKTLLAKAVSGEAGVPFFSISGSDFVEMFVGVGASRVRDLFQTAKKNSPCIIFIDEIDAVGRQRGTGLGGGHDEREQTLNQLLVEMDGFGANEGVILIAATNRPDVLDPALMRPGRFDRQVVVSYPDVAGREAILKVHARQKPLAPDVNLRDIAKTTAGFTGADLANLLNEAALLAARKNLKAITMEQIQDATMKVVVGAEKKSKVMSDKEKKLTAYHEAGHAIAFHECETQDPVHEISIIPRGMAGGYTMPLPSEDKSYNSKQEMLEDIIVCLGGRVAEALIMGDISTGASNDIEKATNTAKKMVTKFGMSDKLGPILYGSGNQEVFIGRDMGQVKDYSEKTAAAIDDEIHTIITDAYDKTVNILKTHIDKLHQVAQYLIKYEKMNGEDFAAVMDGTFVMPMEETEENNSVEEN; via the coding sequence ATGAAGAAAGATAATCTGAAAAAACTGATTTACATTGCTATTCCGGTTTTGGTGCTACTTGTAATGTTCTTTATGTTTAGTAACAGAAGTACATCAAACTGCACATATAGTGATGTTGTATATCAGTTCCAGAAACAAAATGTTGAGAGTTTCACCGTAAATGACGGTACAGGTGAAATCGAAATGAAGCTGATTGATAAGGTTGATAACAAAAGTACAATGACTTATAAGTTAGCATCAACTCAGCTATTTATTGACAAGGTTGACCAGTACATTACTGATTACAACAACAACCATAAGGATAAACCTATGGAATATGATATTCAGAGAGCTGCTGATAACTCTTTACTATATAATATTCTTCCAACAGTTATTATTATGGTTATACTTATTTTCGTTTGGGTGCTTGTATTCCGTAAAATGGGTGGAATGGGCGGCAAAGAAATGCAGTTCGGTAAAGCCAAGTTTAAGAACGAAAATGATGAAAAACGCAAAACAACATTTGATGATGTTGCCGGTGCTGATGAAGAAAAAGAAGAACTTGAAGAAGTTGTTGAATTCCTAAAGAACCCTGCTAAGTTCCAGGCTTTAGGTGCCAGAATTCCTAAGGGTGTGCTACTTGTAGGCCCTCCGGGTACAGGTAAAACTTTACTTGCAAAGGCTGTTTCAGGTGAAGCCGGTGTACCATTCTTCTCAATTTCAGGTTCAGATTTTGTTGAAATGTTCGTTGGTGTTGGTGCATCAAGAGTTAGAGATTTGTTCCAGACTGCTAAGAAAAATTCACCATGTATTATTTTCATTGATGAAATTGATGCAGTAGGTCGTCAGAGAGGCACAGGCCTTGGTGGTGGCCATGATGAAAGAGAACAAACACTTAACCAGTTGCTTGTTGAAATGGATGGCTTCGGTGCAAACGAAGGTGTTATCCTAATTGCAGCTACTAACCGTCCTGATGTTCTTGATCCGGCTCTAATGCGTCCCGGTAGATTTGACAGACAGGTTGTTGTTTCTTACCCTGATGTTGCAGGTAGAGAGGCTATCCTAAAGGTTCACGCAAGACAAAAACCACTTGCTCCTGATGTTAACCTAAGAGATATTGCTAAGACTACTGCCGGTTTTACAGGTGCCGACCTAGCTAACCTACTTAACGAAGCAGCACTTCTAGCAGCAAGAAAGAATCTTAAGGCAATTACAATGGAACAGATTCAAGATGCTACAATGAAGGTTGTTGTTGGTGCTGAGAAGAAGTCCAAGGTTATGTCTGATAAGGAAAAGAAACTTACTGCTTACCATGAAGCAGGTCATGCTATTGCATTCCATGAATGTGAAACACAAGACCCTGTTCATGAAATTTCAATTATTCCAAGAGGTATGGCAGGTGGTTACACAATGCCATTACCATCTGAAGATAAGTCATACAACAGTAAACAAGAAATGCTTGAAGATATTATTGTTTGCCTAGGTGGTAGAGTTGCTGAAGCTCTAATTATGGGTGACATTTCTACCGGTGCAAGTAACGATATTGAAAAGGCTACAAATACTGCTAAGAAGATGGTTACTAAGTTTGGTATGAGCGACAAGCTAGGCCCAATCCTATATGGTAGTGGTAACCAAGAAGTATTCATCGGTAGAGATATGGGTCAGGTTAAGGATTATTCCGAAAAGACTGCTGCTGCTATTGATGATGAAATTCATACAATTATTACTGATGCTTATGATAAGACTGTTAATATTCTAAAGACACATATTGACAAGCTACACCAAGTTGCTCAGTATCTAATTAAGTATGAAAAGATGAATGGCGAAGACTTTGCTGCTGTAATGGACGGCACATTCGTTATGCCAATGGAAGAAACAGAAGAAAATAATTCTGTTGAAGAAAATTAA